Sequence from the Phragmites australis chromosome 6, lpPhrAust1.1, whole genome shotgun sequence genome:
AGAGTATAATGACAAAAAAGGGGGAAGGAATACATGGTATTTCGGTAATATGACGAGGCCAAGATCAAAGATTTATAGATTTGAAACTAACCAGCAGAATAGCTGCTAATTATATTAATAATAAGAAGCGTCCAACAGGTTGGTATGCTCAGTTAATTAAGGAAAAACCAAGCAAAAACCATAAAACACTGCAGGCTAAGAACCCATAGATTTAATAGAAATGTTATTTTTCAGAGAACCTGAAGTCTACATAAGGTATTCTAACCACTAATGTCAAATAAGCAATGTGTTGTCCGTGCTTGCTGTTGTTGTAGCAAGCATGTAAATAGAGTACTTCTCCTGTTAATGGACAATTTCTCTTGGTTCTTCCTGCctttttgtttcaaaaataaaatctattACTCTTCGCTCCTAATGCATTTGTATAATGCAGCGGTAATCCATCCTTTCGCTGAACACATGGTCTACTACTTCCTGTTTGCAATCCCCATGTTGTCGACCTTGTACATGGGAAATGGTTCTGTCATTGCCATTGTGCTCTATATCGCTTACATTGACTTCATGAACAACATGGGGCACTGCAATTTTGAGTTGGTGCCCAAGTGGATGTTCCAAGTCTTTCCTCCACTCAAGTACCTCATGTACACACCGTCGTAAGTGCAATTCTtcaacatgaatcaaacaatTTGTCAACTTTAATTGATCTTCTGGATTCACCGCAATATATAACATTTTCTGTTGTTTTATTACAGGTTTCATTCTCTGCACCACACGCAGTTCCGCACAAACTACTCGCTGTTCATGCCGTTCTACGACTACATATACAACACTATGGACAAGTCATCTGACGAGCTGTATGAGACCTCACTGAAGGGGACAAAGGAAACACCAGACCTTGTTCATCTCACGCATATGACCAACTTGCAATCGGCTTATCATCTACGGATTGGCATTGCCTCTATAGCATCCAAACCATATGATAACTCGTGGTATATGTGGACACTATGGCCCTTGGCATGGCTGTCAATGGTACTCGCATGGGTTTATTGGTCCTCTGCATTTGTGGTTGATAGAATCAATCTGAAGAAAACGAAGATGCAAACATGGGCAATACCAAGATACAACTTCCAAGTAATCAGTTGGTTTTactatatatgcatgtgtatctGATGGTCTACAAACTACTAACCTGTTATGTTTATGCAGTATGGCCTGAACTGGGAGAGAGAATCAATCAACGACTTAATTGAAAAGGCAATATTAGATGCTGATGCAAGAGGTGTTAAAGTGCTTAGTCTAGGACTGTTAAATCAGGCAAGCAATTCTTACTTTTATAACTCTGGATGAAACTACATGAATAAAAGCTAACTGCAGCATGGCCTTTCCTTAAACCTTGTGGGTACAGGCAAAACAACTCAATGGTGGTGGTGAATTATTTAGACAAAAGTATCCAAAATTAAGAGTTCGCCTCGTCGATGGAAGTGGCTTAGCAACTGCAGTAGTCCTCAAAAGCATTCCTCAAGATGCAAAGCAAGTTTTTCTTCATGCAGGGCCTTCTAAGATAGCCTGTGCCACAGCTTTGGCATTACGCGGGAGGGGTGTCCAGGTATATTTGTATAATCCTGCAAATATTTGTTGTCATGTATCTACTTTTTGGTACATATAGTTTTGCAGACCCTTTTCTGAAAATGTCACCAAATTTGTTTGATCCAGGTGATCATGAATCCAAAGGAGTATGATATGCTTAAGTCACAGATTACAGAGAGCAAATCAAGCTACTTCAAACACGCCAATAACCACATGCCGCAGGTAAAAATTTTGTCGAAAAATGAGCACTCTCCTAATAAGCATTATTTAACAcagttaaaaaaacaaaaaagtgcCAATTGCCATAAAAGGTGTTTGTAGTAGATATTAACAGAATATGTATCTCTTGCTATAGTCCTTCGTAAGGATGTTAATGCCAGTGTAACCAGGACACATGTGCGGGTGTCGGAGTCTGATTCTAGTCTGGGTGTTTGACTCGGTGAACTCTAGAAATTAGGATTCAGGAATTCGtctaatttatattaatattatattaaaaatacattatttatatttttattagtaaataaTATCAGTATTTCTAAAATAACATATTAATTTATGATTAACACACATCAAAACAATTAGTTGCAGCTTTATAGGTATAAATGATGTGTAAATGAACTAAACAAAAGCTACAGAAGATAGAAAAGAAacagagaaaagagaaaaagcgAAGGGATTAGGTTGGTCGAGCCTAACAGAACCAAGCTAGCCCACTAGCCCTAGGGATTATTCATTGGACTCCCTCCCGAGTCCTCTCCTCAATCCCCGCCACCTCTGCCTCCTTTACcctaccaccaccacctcctctcctcccttgccgcgacctcctcctctcctcccctgtCGTcgctgccacctccacctctccTCCCCCGCAATCaccttctcctcttctccccCGTCGCCTCTGCCTCTCCTCCCCCgtcgccaccgcctcctcctctcctgtcaccgcctccccctctcctccgaTGCGGCCTGAGAAGTTCGATCCACGCCGCACCGTGTCGGATGTGAGTTAACGCAAGGATACACGTCGACATGCCAACAAAAATTGGACATGCATGTCCCGGTAACACTAGTTAATGGGCAAAATTGAAACACTATCAGTATGGGATAAGCTTGTCCATGTATAGGTGAAGGGTTAGCCCCTATAGATATCAATATTTTTGCAGTATGAACACAGCATGGACTCTAAAGTCCAAACAATGTTGGAAGTAAGGATAGGAGGTTAATAAAACATTTACCTTAGCCTTTTGTCATGAAATTTGAATATGCAGAATACAGACTTAATCGTAGTGGAAATGATTGGTAGAGCCTGTGAAGTATAACTGTAGAAGCATAATGCCTTAGTGGATTCTTCTAGTACTAAACACACACTTTTGTCATGGATAACAGCTTATATTGATGGTGATTGCTTAATTTGTCGCAGATTTGGCTAGTTGATAACATCGATGATAAAGAACAGAGGATGGCACCAAAAGGAGCTATATTCATTCCTATATCACAGTTCCCCATCAAGAAAACACGCAAGGATTGCACTTACTTGAGCACCCCAGCAATGAAGATCCCAGAAACAATGCAGAATATCCACGCCTGCGAGGTTAAGATAAAGACTATAGTTACATGCTTTTTcaaatatgagaaaaataaaaaatagagatgCATTTAACTGAACCTCTTCTGAGCATGCTTCGTTTGCTTCATTGATAGAATTGGCTGCCAAGAAGGGTGATGAGTGCTTGGCGCATCGCCGGAATACTTCATGCCCTGGAAGGATGGACCATGCACGAATGTGGGGATGCCATGATGGATGCTGAGAAAGCATGGTCAGCTGCTATTAGGCACGGATTCCTTCCTCTGACTAAAGCTTGAGAGTTTCCAAAGCCTGGATTCTGGAAGATGTATTTATTCGACTATGCTGGAAAACTATGATACAGCAAATTAGTAGGACAAACTCTGCCTTGTATAAGGCTGGCTATGATTTCGACGACTCATAGGGAGGCACAATGTGAATGCCGACCTTGATTCCGATAGCTTAGTAACTATATGTTTGGATAAAACTTGGAGAATACTATCGCAGAACTCGCGGAGTTGGAAACTACCATCGTAAAAAACTTACGCTGAAAAATACCATCCCAATTCAATTTTTGTTGGAGAATGCTAATGCCGTGACGTAATCTGTCAAATGGAAACGGAAAGGGGTTTTAGGGAGAGAATAGATTCAGAAATGCCTAAGTTACCCCTGCTTATCTTTCTATCTCCACCCGATGCTGCATCTCATTATGCCGCTCCCAGGCGACGACACAGCTGAGCTCGCCCTTGCCGCACTCAGCCCTAGCTCGCCCTGCCGCACCCATCCTGCCATGCCTTAGCCGCCGCTGGATCTCAGCCTGTCGCACCCAAGCGACGACACGACCGAGCTCGCCCCTGCCACACCTTAGCTTGAGACGCCCTGCCGCACTCAACCCTAGCTTGCCATGCAGCACCCATCCCGCCACGCCTCGAGCCCATAGAGCTCACGAAGCCTGCCACACCTAGTCGTTGACAGCCCACCATCGATGCAGTAGCGAGGAGGACATGATGAGGTCGAAGTTCTCCACTCCCAGCTCCACCCGAAGTGTGGCCGGTAGCTTGGATGAGATCGGCCCCCTGTGTCCAGCAAAGTCCTCCGATGGGGATTTGTTGGAGCGCCACAAGCTACGAGACTCCAATCCATCGTCGAACGTCTCAAATGCACGAGTTCCAGAAGGATAAGCGCATTGCTCTtgctgtttggtagagctttcaTGGTAGAGTAGACTTACAAACTATGATAGGATGCTAACTCGTGTGCCGATTTGAACTAGTGGTAGGATGGATCCTACAAAGGCATACAGACTAACGATTAGAATGGGTTTGTACATATCGAGCGAGGATAATGGTAAGGTTCAATACAACAAAGCCAAGATAATCAAAGAGATGGTAGACAAAGATGAGATTTCTTTGGTAGTAATTGCTGGCTTGTTGAAGGAGAAGTTCAAATGAGGCACTAAGCAATATCTATCTTGTTTCTTTTAGGACAAATGCATTACTGATCTGAGAGGTATAAGGATTGATATTGAACTTCTTGATGCCTTTGATATGTACTTTGTTGAACGTGCTATTCAGATAAACGTGAATGTGATGGACATTGGGCCAAACTGGAAGGGGGAAGGCTGCTTGGCATGCCTTTTGTAAATGCAGTGTCATCTCAGTTAACCATATCCCAGGAAGCCAATAGTAGTGTTACAAACCCCTCGGAGGAAGCAATGCAACTTGTCCTAGACACCTAACAGATTTACCAATGTGATACTGGTCCATCCAAAGGTGTTCTTAAGAAGAAGATCTTTAAGAAGAAGGCAGCCCCTAAAAAGGATGAGAAGAAGGATGGAAAAATGATGAATGATGAGAAGAGTGGTCCATCCATGAATGATGAGGATTATGTGGGAGTGGATGATGAGGGGATGTATGGTGTAGCTAATGAACCAGTGGTCGATGACTCTGCTAATCCAAGTAGGAAGGAGGAAAATGAAGGAAATGAAGCTGATGCACAACCATGTCTTGTTGTTGATGTAGAGAAACAAACTATTAAAGTTGGATCAATATTCCATGATCAACTCTCCTTTAAAAGAGCTATTAGGCATTATGCAATATTGAGCTAGTTTGAATTTAATATTGACTACAGTGACACCACAGGAAGAGAGCAACCAAGGGAGTAGAGGAGAACAAAACTACCAAGGTGAATCAATGTGTTtatgcattttttctttttaacacCAAATCTAAGAAAAAGATTATTTTACATGTGTGCGGAACAAGAGCAAGTATGGGCAAGGAGGTGGCAGTAGTAACTTCCTATCCTTGCACTCCCAATACAGCTCAGATGCAAGCTATTGCTAGTCCAGGTGCACTCACAAGGAGTAGAAAGAGAACCCTTGAAGGAGAATTTGGGGCGATTTCACCATGAACATGTTGTGTTGTGTAGCTGATATGTGTGACTGTTCTTATGTTCAACTGTTATATGTGACATGTATGTGTTAAGACTATATCCTGACTTGTATGTGTATGACTATGCTATCCTATGATGTGTGAGACTATGTTGCTATCATgtttgaaatatgtgttcatatGTTGATATCTAGTTGTTATGATGTTGATATGTGAACAAGTTTCGTATGTGCTTGAAATGTCCGAAGGTCATGCCGAAATTTCCCAGATCTCCAAATGAATCACAACTGTTCTACCAGCTATACACAAGGGTATTTAGGTCTTTTCCCATCCTGTTGTTAGGATTTCACCCCAAAAGTGATGGCATTAGCATTCTCCAATGAAAATTGAATTAGGATGGTATTCTATAGCCCAAGTTTTTTGCGATGGTAGTTTCCAACTCCGTGAGTTTTGCGATGGTATTCTCCAAATTTTCTCATATGTTTGCATAAGATGCAAGTGCGTGAACATATGGGGTTATGGCCGTGAGGATGACAATgacataataaaaaaatcaatttggaTTTCCCCATTGAGTTTAAATTACCTTGATCATTCAAATTTGCCTAAGAAAGATATTTCTGAGAAATGTCTAGGAGTCTTGGTACAAAATCTTGAATCTTGGTGGTAAAATCTAATGTTTCAGGCTTCAGAAAAACTTGTATATGCAGCCATCCATCCATGTGAGACTTGGTTCCCTCTCACATCGCATGGAAAAATATGTATGAATAATTTGTGTGATACGACAGAATAATCCACAATGATGCTATTTAAGTGAGAAACCAAGTAGATAAGTGTCTTAGTTTGATTGTGATGATCATTCATAATGTTGGATTTGAGTTGATATTGGTTGGCACGAACGTGTTTGCGTGTGATTatgtttatggctaaccaaagttggagttggagtttcTGTCTCGGGTGCAGGAAGTTTACACTCATCGGATAGTATGGTGTGAGGATTTTTtacatcaccggatagtccgacgtgTAGTAAGAgtgagcaccagagcattttagtGCAGGAAGgaaaatgaagatcaactcactggatggtccgatgatgggcTTAGATAGCGCCGGAGCATTTCTAATAGAGAAGAATTGTTGGTGCCAAattcggatggtctggtgttcacaagacgtgaacaccagagcattttccagaGAAGCCTGTTATTGGTGCCAGAGAGAAGATGCACACCAGATAGTTCGGCGATGAGCAGAGTTAACACAGGAGGCTccaccagactatttaacagagATATTATAAAATGAGGACTGATAcagttgtactcaccagatgatccagtgatggATCTTATACAGACCGGAGTAactcaccggaccatttctTACAGAGATCAGATTTTGCATTGCGCAAAAGAAGTTCCACataccggatgttctggtgcttagaggttgtgcacaccggaacatccggtattCACAAAATTTCTGAGACATGCTTTGacttgagcattttgagtttggctaacctggagatggtATGTAgtttggagaaatatgtttgcttgtctcattatgtgcaggtgatggatgcaacttggcggtcgacggtgggatgatcggggccgagcagggtgcttggtgccggacgatcgaggaggttAGGCGGagtcgagggtgatcctagctgtgcacctggaggtcaagtaaatcttagaaggaaggatgaagacagcgtgttgataaagttaagcgaagaggatgccggtgcaagtgacaaggtggtctgagggatcgggagcgggagagacttaccggtggtTAAGATCGTAAAacagagtacacgcgtcgatatcGGAATACTtacttgaggtcaaagcaagcagctatgagtcactctttgagaagcgtacaaggcggtttcgcggtttggtctcaaaaccgtggaagggtGAAGTGCACgaggcatcatcgcgaagctagtGTTAAGGCAAAattaagtcgtgaaggtgtcatgACCGTTTGATGGATAGAGCAAAACATGGATCAAAATGCCCCCGTGATAGGTAGGAGGCTATTGTAAGTGAggagtattttaggaacaagtaAACTTTGGCATCCAAGGAAACGCCcaatgcctataaatagatgggtaTGGCTGTTGGGAGAGGGTGAGCCGGCCACTTGttgtaacaccccagggccgCCAGAATCCTGGGATgtcactaaactacgcaacctacaacttgccataataaataaaaaaatggtagcatctcctctatgaaaaataagcatcgcggaagcattaacacagataaacaagatatgcagattatcacaataacggataaaaacatcctaacatgaatcaaaaggaaaatattaagtttagCTTCACCACCATACTTTAAACTTCAAACGTACAACTCtaaggactaaactttatttattattacagcacaatgataaaaaaaaatatataggcatgaagtgcaaaacgtgttgctacattcccatcccttcacaacatgcatcaaatacctggaaggagtaatgcaagggtgagatataaaatcccagcaagcaaacttgttttgacaagttatttaaaccacaagttgattaagcatcgatttaatacagttttctcaagacataagacatgttaggatagtattaacaacattaaagaataacttcaaataaaaatcacaaccacatgtgtaacttcatatccataataacatataaatgttattaatttccaagaatgtatatgaatgcaatgatatatcttcttttacatcgcaccccttctcgggcaacgtacgatgtgtaccggtacagtcgtgatctttacgatATAACTttcaatgcatatgcaaatgcaagtgcacatggtagaaatatgctgcaattgcattaaagtatactaccaataatacttcaacttcatcatcaagtcaaataacaatatagctcacaagaattgtagcaacgtaaggatagatataagtcaatgattaaacatgcttaaCCATAAAGCATAACATAAAGTTCAGATCACAGTTAAATTATcatggttctgaaataaaggtgtaggtgatgaaaataacaagtcaaaacggtagcaacaacatagctacgtttacttgccttctaccgacgataatgaccaacttcaagtgtgagaTAAAGAACCATCACCTAAATATAACcataactcagcaccaacactcttcataacaagcaaacacataagacaaagcgctcctacgcccgaaaccctcaatccagacatatcgaccaaaaacagcacacacgcattagtttgacagaagcagcagtacttatctttttcataactatttttctaccacagatATAATAGCAAACGAATACATTTTCGAAAACTACAGAACAAGGGATACAACTTTCGTTGAGACgacacaattttctcatgcctctaaggtctcctaaatgacatagcaaaACAACCATAGAAACCTGTCGTCAATTTCAGACAGCAGCCACCCAAACTTGTTTATCTCCAGAAATACGcaacgaaaaattctaaaattttgtggacatgtagatcataatacaagcttcaacttttgtatcattCAGATCTACATAAAACATCTCTAACAAGGCATAATCAAGTTCTGAACTTCGACAACGAAATCTGTCAACCATTAATTGCAGAAAAGTTCAGAACAGCGTAACTAGAGCTACAACCAATAAAAAATTGCATTGTTcacaccattggaaagcttaatAAATCCTCTACAACCTTCTAGCATTCTGAACAATTAGCTCCACaactaagatgcccaaaaaTAGAATAGATCTAACACTGACAGAAATTCGACAAAGGTACAATAGTCAGATTCAGACAGCAATATCTCCTAAACCACATggccaaaaattctgaaatttcactggtagctaggtttcgacgttagctacaactttctagttgattACTTTCACAGGAAAAGTCATCTAGGTCAcagaaacatcaagaacacatATTGCTCAATCTGCATGCGCGCAGAACACTCAGTTcgaccccaaaccacaaattcccctaaccaaaacctctcaaaccaagatctaccgGCCATAATCATTAACCAAAATATGAAGAACAGCAAGAGAATTATTACCTTAGGGCACCACAGCAAGATAACCCCAAAATCCCCTAGCTCCAAACCTCCTCTTtccctcttctccttgctttccttgctgcccttcccttccccttcttctcctcttcctttctcttctctctactgCACAAGAGCAATAGCAGGGGGGTGGCGGCATAGAAGAGggacggctagggtttggcggggtggagggggaaaagaaggggggggggCACATGGGCCTTTGAGGGAGGGGCTAGGCTAACCTGCCCAAGCCCAGGTTGGCTCAGCCCACTCtcatggttaaagcttctctattttaaaagaaatgcaCTGCTACAATTTGCCTcactttcttctctctttttttcccggCGAGAGCGATTCAATACCAAAAAACCGGAAATGACGACTTccaatttccttccaaaattttagggcattacaCTTGTGCTTGaaagctagggttttagaggataTTAGAGGATAGGCTTAgactttgtaataggttagagtttttgtgagagaaaaatactttgtaatctgtctaaaataagGTTGAGCTCTTATTGAAATGAAGTGTAAGTTTTCTCCCGtgtttgagttcatctccttctagtcttcttctattggctccgtgctttgttgcaagtttttccttttgaatgCAATTTTCGTTTTGCCTTTTGGGCTATAATTTCAGCACCTTATAAAGTCATTCTCTTTGTtgttagagacataaaattcaatCACATATGTGTACAGGCGGGTATTAAATTCGTTTGTCTCTATTCTATCAACTTGTGATTTTCTTCTCTAAGTAGCTTATGTTGATTCAAAGTTACAAGtttttatgcacaaagacatatggaacggtcttaaatggaacatatagGTCATATAACATCTGTAGAGTCAGTTGTCTCGAAACTTTCCTTCTTAAACAGTCCCTCTAGTATTTTTGCTTTCGATGAGATTTTAAGGTACATTGGGTGATtaaataggagaaggctatcAGTTAAAACAAATTATTAAAAAGTCTATTTACCTTCTCTAATCATCAATTTTAGTTGTACACTCAGGTTCTAAGGCTCGGCGTAAAAAGTTACTCTACACATTATCTACTGGTACTTGAGGGCAGATCTAGTAGAACTAGGGCACGACGTAATCCAGAGAAATTGCCGCGATGACCTTAGAGCTCGAAAGAGATGCAAAGGAAGGTGGGATAGAATGGGAGGAAACGTGCGACGGATTAGTATAAGGTGTAGAGGTGGCCGCCTTGCCTGAGATTATCCACCACTCGCCAGACATTCCTGGGAAATCTCGACTCGGCGCATCGGCGCTGGAACCATAACGAAATGACGAGGGCTGAAAGGAGGGCACCAGTAGTTTGCGAGTAAATAGTGTCTAGACAGAGAGTAATAAAAAAGCACCAGTGGTCTAGTGGTAGAATAATACCGTGCCACGCGCTACACACATGCCTTTGCCGGGTAGCCGCCGAGGCGTGCACTGTCGCCCATCCTAGCCGTGTGTATGGCTCTGGTCTCCTTTCGCCCTGTCCCCCTCCGCTCGACGCCGCTCTCGCAGTATCGCACGTTGCTCTATTCGGTCGCCTGCCGATCGAGGCGGGGTGGCGTGCGTTCGTGCGTGCGCAGGCGAGAGCATGCGATCCAGGAAACACGTCATGATCTGATTGAAAACCGAGCAAGCTGACAGCCTGACACCAGGCGGAGGCCGAGCTCGCGCTACCGCAGCGCGTGGGATCCTGGTTGGCGCTCTCTTTCGGCTGCGAGCTGATCTGGCCCGCGTTGGCTGTGGCGTCAATCCGGGCCAAAACACTATACGAAATCTAGATATCGAGCTACACTGCATGGATCTGCAGGGCCTGCCACCGGCTCATCCTTCCCACCGATGCAATGGTGCAGTCATGCAGAATGTGCACGCACGCGTTTTGTCTGCTCGTCTTTGCGAGGCTGCGTGCCGCTTGCTACCACAATTTGCACCTGTTTGTGCTAAGGATATGCTATTACTTGCTATTTGTTCCGTGTAAACTTTGTGAATCCTTTAATAAAGGAGAGACAGGGATTTTGTCGGCCCTGGGCGTGGAATACTCAGAGTACTAAAAGTGCTTGTAGTACTTGTCCCAATATTGCTGTGCATACTTGCGTACTGATAGTACAATACTAATATTCTTTAACGGAGTTATTACATAATATAGATTTTAACGAAAACTATTAAACGGAACACTTACTATCTAGTAGTGTGTTCTCTATCATCTCACATACAACTGACTAGATtagacttaaaaaaatataacatcGGCATCGGCACCCTCGATGGGCTTTGCTAAGGAGGGCGGTAAGAGGTTAGGCAAGTGTCGTAGGTGCTCTGGGTGTGAGTGATTGCGCCGAAGCTTACCAAAAgctaggattcacggtggtgacgGCGGAGCTGATGGCGACAGGGAGGCTCGGGCTTGTAGGTGTTCGATAGTCACCTTCCTGGACAAGAAGAGCATGGAGGGGATCAGTGAGGATAGAGGAGTCGAGAGGGAAAGCGTGTTGGTGAGAAAGCCCACCAAAGCAGCGATGACAGCTCGACGAAGTCGTCAGtgactacgtaagaaaccaacaAATGAGACATCATATTAGTGATAGCTGTTCAGTACGTGTCACTAATGtcttattagtgataggtctaatgaggacacatcactaatgtgacACCAAGCTGGAATCGGTCTCAGAACAatcactaatgatctatcattagtgacagatgagGAAATGACACTTTACTAATAAtagtagtgacgggtcacttcatgacccatcactaatgtcaaagtcattagtgatgggccctcaatccacccgtcactaatatgaatATGGAAAGAGGCGGGTGCTACGGACCCGAATTTTCTATCCAATTGGATGAAAAGCTAGCTCACGTCTACACCAATCTTATCTCTTCTGCAGTTCAATCTCGTGTCCGCCACCAACcttatctcctctctctctctctctctctctctctcatgagctctctctctcatgagctctctctctctctatatatatctatctcCTCACTTGTTGGCCCACGGAGGTCACGGCCAGGCATGCGCGGCAGCGATGGCCACGCGTGCACAATGGTGGTGGCTAGGCATCCACGACGGCGGTGGCCAAGCCGGTGCGACGATGGCGGCCAGGCATCCATGGTAGCGCGTGGCCAAGTGTGTGCAACAACAGTGGCCAAGCGAGTGCGGGTGAGAGGGCGGCAACAACGAATAGAGCGAGGGGCGGAGGCGTGGTTCAATGGCGTTGACGGCGAGCCAGTCTCGCCCGGTCGAGGTCGACATGGAGGCTGGGACTCGAGCGGTGTTAAGGGGAAGCGTGGCCGCGGTGGGCTCTCGTGAAGGGGGCGGCATGGGATCTCGTGATGGTGTGCGATGGCAGTTTTGCCCGATTCGGCGACCACATTCTGGATCAGATCTAGACCAGTGCGGATCGGCGGCCAAGGGGTGTGGGGTGGCACGGTGCTTTGGCCAGTGGTGGAGGAAAGCCGAAGGCAGCATGATGCACGGGTCAAGGCGGTGTGGCGACCAGGAAAAGGAGTTACTGAGGCAGCACGGACAGGCCGACAGTACAACACGGCGGTAGAGGAGCT
This genomic interval carries:
- the LOC133921751 gene encoding very-long-chain aldehyde decarbonylase GL1-4-like, whose product is MAARPGPLTEWPWERLGNFKYVVMAPVVVHGIHKVMNKGWGDIDLAFALILPSLLLRMIHNQIWISLSRYQTARSKHRIVDRGIEFEQVDRERGWDDQIIFNGLLFYVSYLTMPSVRWLPPWRTDGAVMIALLHAGPVEFLYYWFHRALHHHFLYSRYHSHHHSSIVTEPITSVIHPFAEHMVYYFLFAIPMLSTLYMGNGSVIAIVLYIAYIDFMNNMGHCNFELVPKWMFQVFPPLKYLMYTPSFHSLHHTQFRTNYSLFMPFYDYIYNTMDKSSDELYETSLKGTKETPDLVHLTHMTNLQSAYHLRIGIASIASKPYDNSWYMWTLWPLAWLSMVLAWVYWSSAFVVDRINLKKTKMQTWAIPRYNFQYGLNWERESINDLIEKAILDADARGVKVLSLGLLNQAKQLNGGGELFRQKYPKLRVRLVDGSGLATAVVLKSIPQDAKQVFLHAGPSKIACATALALRGRGVQVIMNPKEYDMLKSQITESKSSYFKHANNHMPQIWLVDNIDDKEQRMAPKGAIFIPISQFPIKKTRKDCTYLSTPAMKIPETMQNIHACENWLPRRVMSAWRIAGILHALEGWTMHECGDAMMDAEKAWSAAIRHGFLPLTKA